The genomic window GCCCGTAGCCTTCCTTTCGCATGGCCGGGATGGCGGCGCGGGCGCAGAGAAAGGAGCCCTTCAGGTTCAGGGTCACCACGTTGTCCCACTCCTCCTCAGTGGTCTCCTCGGTGATCGTCTGCTTCCAGAAGCCGCCCGCGCTCTGGACGAGAATATCGAGCCGCCCGGCCTCCTCCGCGATGCGGTCGAAGCTGGTTTTCACCACGGCCGACCGGGTGACGTCGCAATGAATGAAATCTCCCTGGCCGCCTGCCGCCTCGGCCCCTTTCTCCTCGTCAGCGTCGAGGATGTAGACGCGGGCGCCGCCCTCGGCGAGGCCCAGGGCGGTGCCCCGGCCAATTCCTTTTGCCCCGCCGGTGACGGCCGCCACCCTTCCGCTAAAGTCATATGTGGTTTTACCCATTGGGTTCCCTCTCCAGTCGCTTAAAATATTAAATATGAGACATTTGAACCGATTAGTTCACTTTTTTGTTTAAGTCTGGTGTCGCTCCCGGCCACCCGCCAAGGGGGTGATTCACGGGAGAGCCCCAGGCACTTTCGGCCACTGGCGCAGGCTCCTTCCGTGAAGTCGATACGCCGATGATGGGGAATATCGCCTGCCCCGCATTTCAGCGCAAGCCGGTGAGCAGGGCAGGACGCGGTTACTTTCTTTCTGGGGAAAAGCGTGCTATTCGCAGGGGAAGATCGCTTTCCGCCCTACGGCAAAATCCGGGAGTATCTATGCTTGACAGTTCCGACCCATCCGGGCCAGAGATTGCCTGGGTGGCGACAGTTCCCGAGGAAGAAGCCACAGGAATCGTAAAGCAGATTTATGAAGCCGGCCGGAAAACCTTCGGCAGCCCGCCCAACATCTCGCGGGCCTTCAGTTTGCACCCCGCATTCATGCGGGCGCACCGCCAGCTCTACCTCACCTTGATGCACGGGGAGTCGAAGCTTTCTCGCGCGGAGCGGGAGTTCGTGGCGATTGCGGTTTCGGTGGAAAACAACTGTTTTTACTGAAAGACCAGTCACGGAGAGTTTCTCCGTCGCGAACTGGGAGACGACGCGCGGGCGCGGGCGCTGAAGGAAAACCCCGATGCCGCCGATCTCTCGCCGCGCGAGCGGGCAATGCTCGATTACGCCCGCCGGCTGACGCGGGAGTTGGGCAGCGCCTCCCGCAAGGATCTGGAGCCGCTTCGGGCGGCGGGCCTCGACGATGAAGCCATCATGCACCTGACGGCGGTTGTCGGGTATTTCAATTTCATGAACCGTGTCGCCATCGGCCTGGGGGTCCGGCTGGATGAGAACCTGAGGGCCGCTGCGGAGCCGGAGGAGTTGGAGGAGGAAAACGAAAGGCTGAAGCGCTGAATTTACGGAGGGGGAGCCCCGATCAGATCGCGCAAGGTGGCCAGCAGGCCGTTGTCCCACAAGGTCCAGGCGGTGACGGTGACGACGAGAAGCATGATGGCAAGGATGAAATATTCGAGGAGCCCCCGCTTGTTTTCCCTTCGCGGATTCTCTTTGCCTTGGGACACGATGTCGGTAGCTCCTGAGCGAAAAGACGGGGGCGGGCGGAATTTCCCTGCGATTATAGGCCCTTTGCGGCCCTCCCGGAAACGCTTCGGGCGCTTGGGGGCGGGGCGGTAGTGTCCGCCGTGGGATTTCTTGAACTGGCCGAAGGGTTGGGATTATCCTTGGCGGAGGTCCTGCCGGCCGCTCCATGAGAGAAGGTGAGGTTTTTTGATGTATGGTTCGAAGAACAATCTAGGGTTGGTGGAGAGTATTCAGGCCGAGGCGCTGGGCGTTCCAGGGAAGCGGATATTCCGGATTCTCGCCGATGCGGAGCCGCCGGCCGCAGCGACCCTCTGGCTTGAGAAGGAGCAGCTCTACGGCCTGGCCATGGCCATCAAGCGCATGGTGGATGCGGGTGAGGGGGCTGTCGGCAGAGAGGTGCAGGGGGTGATGGAACTGGACAACAACCCCTCCGCGCTGGAGCGGAACACCAATGAGACCTTCGAGTTCAAGGCGGGCCGCATCGGTCTCGCGATTGGGCCGGGGCCGGACTATATCTCCCTCTTTTTCCACGATGAGCGCGATGACTCCGAGGAGGAGGAGGAGGAGGAAGAGTCTTTTGCGCAGGGCGCGGGCGCAGAGCCGAAGCTGCAGCTCAGCCTGACCCAAGAGACCGCGCGGAAATTCATGCGGGAAAGCCTTGAGGCGTGCGCCTCGGGCCGGGGGACGGATGCCTTGTCCCGAGGCGCCCTCGTGGCCACCGGCAAGGTGGACCCCAACAAGAACGGCCATTTTCACCACTAGGCCGAAAGCCTGGCGCCGCCTTCCAGAGCCACGGAGAGGATAGGAATTGTCTTCCCCTTCGGAGATCTCCCGGAACCTGCAGGTCGGGAAAATCGAAAAGCTTCTCTCCGAGAGTGAGGTGCAGGGCTTGGAGCTTCTCCCCCAGGGCTCCAACTACACCTTCGCCGTCGAGCTGAAGGCAGCTGACTTCAGCTTCATCGGCATCTACAAGCCGGCGAGCGGCGAGCGGCCCCTGTGGGACTTCCCCTACGGTACGCTGCACAAGCGGGAGCGGTGCGCCTTTCTGGTCAGCCAGGCCCTGGGCTGGGACTTTGTGCCGCCGACGGTGATCCGCGACGGGCCGCACGGGGAGGGCTCCATGCAGCTCTACATCCCGCCGGACGAGCGGTCCAACTACTTCTCCCTCCGGGAAGAGGGGAGAGCCGAGCTCGTCTTGCTCGCGGCCTTCGATCTGATCGTCAACAACACGGACCGCAAGGGCGGGCATTGCTTCAAGGGACGCGATCAGCGCATCTGGGCGATCGACCACGGTCTGACCTTTCATGTGGACCCGAAGCTGCGCACGGTCATCTGGGATTATTCGGGCGCGCACGTGCCGGAGGAGCATGCCGCGGACGTGAAGCGCCTCGACGGGATTTTGTCCGACGAAAAGAGCAGCCTGAAAAAGGAACTGGACGTGCTTCTGGATCCGGAGGAAGTGGCCGTTTTCCACCAAAGGGTAAAAGCGTTTGCGAGGGAGCCGCGCCTTCCGCGTCCGGAGGAGTACAGAAGTTTTCCCTGGCCTCCGATATAATGTGCGGCGCAGA from bacterium includes these protein-coding regions:
- a CDS encoding SDR family NAD(P)-dependent oxidoreductase, with protein sequence MGKTTYDFSGRVAAVTGGAKGIGRGTALGLAEGGARVYILDADEEKGAEAAGGQGDFIHCDVTRSAVVKTSFDRIAEEAGRLDILVQSAGGFWKQTITEETTEEEWDNVVTLNLKGSFLCARAAIPAMRKEGYGRIINIGSMSGVTTQAQASPPYSAAKAGVHALARTLAFELGKYGITANAIAPGTTATERVIAVRSPEQMKQIGAATLIGRIAEVDDMVGSALFLASEEAGYITGQTLYVNGGRYMH
- a CDS encoding carboxymuconolactone decarboxylase family protein, whose amino-acid sequence is MLDSSDPSGPEIAWVATVPEEEATGIVKQIYEAGRKTFGSPPNISRAFSLHPAFMRAHRQLYLTLMHGESKLSRAEREFVAIAVSVENNCFY
- a CDS encoding peroxidase; this encodes MLDYARRLTRELGSASRKDLEPLRAAGLDDEAIMHLTAVVGYFNFMNRVAIGLGVRLDENLRAAAEPEELEEENERLKR
- a CDS encoding DUF3090 family protein; translated protein: MYGSKNNLGLVESIQAEALGVPGKRIFRILADAEPPAAATLWLEKEQLYGLAMAIKRMVDAGEGAVGREVQGVMELDNNPSALERNTNETFEFKAGRIGLAIGPGPDYISLFFHDERDDSEEEEEEEESFAQGAGAEPKLQLSLTQETARKFMRESLEACASGRGTDALSRGALVATGKVDPNKNGHFHH
- a CDS encoding SCO1664 family protein: MSSPSEISRNLQVGKIEKLLSESEVQGLELLPQGSNYTFAVELKAADFSFIGIYKPASGERPLWDFPYGTLHKRERCAFLVSQALGWDFVPPTVIRDGPHGEGSMQLYIPPDERSNYFSLREEGRAELVLLAAFDLIVNNTDRKGGHCFKGRDQRIWAIDHGLTFHVDPKLRTVIWDYSGAHVPEEHAADVKRLDGILSDEKSSLKKELDVLLDPEEVAVFHQRVKAFAREPRLPRPEEYRSFPWPPI